Proteins from a genomic interval of Candidatus Rubidus massiliensis:
- a CDS encoding tellurite resistance protein TehB has protein sequence MTSDGIESYKELKDLVLLNLKTQWLNFYQQVQVIGKYYRKASYIKADTSLLLEYLWNNPFTISRRFLEKKNESDVHRYGETPLTTFDYIVKASGITNKDTFYELGCGRGRTCFWIHSFVGCKVIGIDYIPEFIARAQKIVNKYHLKNLEFKCNDITKENYNDATVIYLYGTCLEDHEIENLIQRLKSLPKGVKIITVSFALNEYDLSHSFEIIKCFPATFTWGQGDVYIQIKK, from the coding sequence ATGACTTCAGACGGGATCGAATCTTACAAAGAATTAAAAGATTTAGTACTCTTAAATCTAAAAACTCAATGGCTAAACTTTTATCAACAAGTACAAGTCATTGGGAAATATTATAGAAAAGCTTCTTATATAAAAGCTGACACGAGCCTTTTGCTAGAATATCTTTGGAATAATCCTTTTACAATCAGTAGACGTTTTCTAGAAAAGAAGAATGAAAGTGATGTGCATCGTTACGGAGAAACACCCTTAACTACCTTTGATTATATTGTAAAGGCCAGTGGAATAACAAACAAGGATACTTTTTATGAGTTAGGATGTGGCAGAGGAAGAACATGTTTTTGGATCCATTCGTTTGTTGGTTGCAAAGTTATTGGCATTGACTATATTCCTGAATTTATTGCAAGAGCCCAAAAAATTGTAAATAAATATCATTTAAAAAACTTAGAATTTAAATGTAACGATATTACTAAAGAAAATTATAACGATGCTACAGTCATTTATTTATATGGCACTTGCTTAGAAGATCATGAAATTGAAAATCTTATTCAGCGATTAAAATCTTTACCAAAAGGGGTAAAAATCATAACAGTTAGTTTTGCTTTAAACGAATATGATTTGTCACATTCATTCGAGATAATAAAATGCTTTCCTGCCACTTTTACATGGGGACAAGGAGACGTTTATATTCAAATTAAAAAATAA
- the truB gene encoding tRNA pseudouridine synthase B: MMNQTNKILPEGILLVDKPKGITSFGIVGKLRKIFNVKKIGHTGTLDPFATGVLVMLVGKKYTRLCDELIAHDKAYKATLMLGKSTDTFDCDGTVIKQSDIIPSEMQIKEALFKFQGEIEQIPPMFSAKKVKGKKLYELAREGKTIERKPSLVKVETTYISYNYPLLEIEVTCSKGTYIRSIAEDLGNLLGCGAHLIDLQRTRSGPFKIENCADGSTLHLQNDLSLKLLQEIPVG, encoded by the coding sequence ATGATGAATCAGACGAATAAGATCCTTCCTGAAGGAATTCTTCTTGTTGACAAACCCAAAGGAATTACTTCTTTTGGGATCGTTGGCAAACTAAGAAAAATTTTCAATGTAAAAAAAATTGGTCACACTGGAACTTTAGATCCTTTTGCAACAGGCGTCTTAGTTATGCTTGTTGGCAAAAAATACACAAGACTTTGTGACGAATTAATCGCCCACGATAAAGCCTATAAAGCCACTTTAATGCTTGGTAAATCAACAGACACATTTGATTGTGATGGAACAGTAATAAAGCAAAGTGACATTATTCCATCCGAAATGCAAATTAAAGAGGCTCTCTTTAAGTTCCAAGGTGAAATAGAGCAAATTCCCCCTATGTTTTCAGCCAAAAAAGTTAAGGGCAAGAAGTTATATGAACTTGCTCGAGAAGGAAAAACAATTGAGCGAAAGCCAAGTCTTGTAAAAGTAGAAACTACCTATATATCTTATAACTATCCTCTATTAGAGATTGAAGTTACTTGTAGTAAAGGTACATATATTCGTTCTATAGCCGAAGATTTAGGGAATTTGTTAGGTTGTGGCGCTCATTTAATCGACTTACAAAGAACTAGATCTGGACCTTTTAAGATTGAAAATTGCGCAGACGGAAGTACTCTACATTTGCAAAATGACTTAAGCCTTAAGTTATTGCAAGAAATTCCGGTAGGATAA
- the ribF gene encoding Riboflavin biosynthesis protein RibF, with product MEIVNTLKQFPPQKIAISIGMFDGFHLGHQLIIKHLKALAKEQNALSCVITYKNHPASVVKDYTIHQICSAEHKISLFNESGIDLLVFLEFNKELASISAKDFLDNIFHQSQIAGIVLGHDAAFGKNRSGTKDFVIEYGKQKNIEVKYLEPLMLNNARVSSTDIRQAILKGDLFYISQLLGRPYSIYGKVIKGLGKGKVIGFATANIDLTHLVLPPFGVYAIRACVNNKYFKGIANIGIAPTIRNSKEPFLEVHLFNYEEDLYNSYMNVEFVSQLRNEIKFNSIEELTKQIDLDVKEAKVILESKYGKNL from the coding sequence ATGGAAATTGTTAATACATTAAAACAATTTCCTCCTCAAAAAATAGCCATAAGCATAGGTATGTTTGATGGCTTTCACTTAGGTCATCAATTAATAATTAAACATTTAAAAGCTTTAGCCAAAGAGCAAAATGCACTAAGTTGCGTAATTACGTACAAAAATCATCCAGCTTCCGTTGTAAAAGACTATACAATTCACCAAATATGCTCCGCAGAGCATAAAATTTCTTTATTTAATGAAAGCGGCATAGATTTACTTGTTTTTTTGGAATTCAATAAAGAGCTTGCTTCCATTTCAGCCAAAGATTTTTTAGATAATATTTTTCATCAAAGCCAAATAGCTGGGATTGTTCTAGGTCACGACGCAGCCTTTGGAAAAAATCGTTCGGGCACAAAGGATTTTGTTATTGAATATGGGAAACAAAAGAATATTGAAGTGAAATATTTAGAACCCTTAATGCTTAATAATGCCAGAGTTTCAAGTACAGACATTCGTCAAGCTATACTAAAGGGGGACCTTTTTTATATAAGCCAATTGTTAGGTAGGCCTTATTCAATTTATGGCAAAGTTATTAAAGGACTTGGGAAAGGTAAAGTAATTGGCTTTGCAACAGCCAACATAGATCTAACTCATTTGGTTTTACCTCCATTTGGAGTTTATGCAATACGCGCTTGTGTCAATAACAAGTATTTTAAAGGTATAGCAAATATTGGAATAGCACCAACTATTCGTAATAGCAAAGAACCATTTTTAGAAGTTCATCTATTTAATTATGAAGAAGACCTATATAATAGCTACATGAATGTAGAATTTGTATCTCAATTGAGAAATGAGATTAAGTTTAATAGTATTGAAGAGTTAACAAAACAAATCGACTTAGATGTAAAAGAAGCTAAAGTGATTTTGGAGTCAAAATATGGTAAAAATCTATAA
- the typA gene encoding Tyrosine phosphorylated protein A produces the protein MLKRENIRNIAIIAHIDHGKTTLVDALLKQSQLFRENEEIPERMMDSYDQEKERGITIFAKPTSVKFGDYKINIVDTPGHADFSGEVERILGMVNSVVLLVDAQEGPMPQTRFVLSKSLKMGLKPLVVLNKIDRPHATPDKVLDQTFDLFAELGANDEQLDFKYCYASGLTGFAIQNLNDERKDMRPLFELIINAVDAPKGSLENPFLMQATNISYDDYVGRQASGRILEGSIKKGQQIIHINQNGQQERCTIVKVEGYLGLQRVELEQAVVGDIVVLSGVPEVTIGDTLCDPTKIVQLPPIKLDEPTVSIDLTVNNSPFVGKSGKHVTMNKIRARLEREKKANISLKIDADNEQDKITVAGRGELHLSVLIEAMRREDYEFSVSKPRVIIKEVNGEKHEPIERVRIEVPEEYAGLVIEELSRRKGEMQLLDTNEHKITSIEFLIPTRGLMGYRNEFLTITRGLGILTSVFENFSPYKGNIPGRKKGVLVSICPGKTSGYACFNLQDRGVLFVGPGDDVYEGMIVGENSRDNDLVVNVTKGKQLTNVRASGSDENIILIPPRKFTLEQAIDYVQDDELIEVTPNAIRLRKRYLTENERKRFDKK, from the coding sequence ATGTTAAAGCGCGAAAATATTCGTAATATCGCAATCATTGCTCACATCGATCATGGCAAAACTACACTCGTTGATGCTCTTCTGAAGCAATCCCAGTTATTTAGAGAAAATGAAGAAATACCAGAAAGAATGATGGATTCTTACGATCAAGAAAAAGAGCGTGGTATTACTATTTTTGCAAAACCTACAAGTGTTAAATTTGGCGATTATAAGATTAATATCGTAGATACCCCTGGCCACGCTGACTTCTCAGGCGAAGTAGAGCGTATTCTTGGTATGGTGAACTCCGTTGTTCTTTTGGTTGATGCTCAAGAAGGTCCAATGCCGCAAACTCGTTTTGTTCTGTCTAAATCTTTAAAAATGGGTTTAAAACCTCTTGTTGTCTTAAATAAAATCGATCGTCCTCATGCAACTCCTGATAAAGTCTTGGATCAAACATTTGATTTATTTGCTGAGCTTGGTGCAAATGACGAGCAATTAGACTTTAAATACTGTTATGCATCTGGACTTACAGGTTTCGCCATTCAAAATTTAAATGACGAACGCAAAGATATGCGCCCATTATTTGAACTTATCATTAATGCTGTCGATGCTCCTAAAGGGTCATTAGAAAATCCGTTCTTAATGCAAGCTACAAACATCAGTTATGATGACTATGTTGGCAGACAAGCTAGTGGAAGAATCTTAGAAGGTAGTATTAAGAAAGGTCAACAAATCATTCACATTAATCAAAATGGTCAACAAGAACGTTGTACTATAGTTAAGGTAGAAGGATATCTCGGTCTTCAAAGAGTTGAGCTTGAACAAGCGGTTGTAGGTGATATCGTTGTTTTATCAGGCGTTCCAGAAGTTACAATTGGAGACACTCTTTGTGATCCTACAAAAATTGTTCAATTACCTCCTATTAAATTAGATGAACCGACTGTGTCTATCGACTTAACGGTCAATAATAGCCCCTTTGTTGGTAAGAGTGGTAAGCATGTCACTATGAATAAAATTCGCGCTCGCTTAGAAAGAGAAAAAAAAGCGAATATCTCTTTGAAAATTGATGCTGACAACGAGCAAGATAAAATAACAGTCGCTGGTCGTGGTGAATTGCACTTATCTGTTCTAATTGAAGCTATGCGAAGAGAAGACTATGAGTTTAGCGTTTCAAAACCTCGCGTAATTATAAAAGAAGTGAATGGGGAAAAGCATGAACCGATTGAAAGAGTGCGTATTGAAGTACCTGAAGAATATGCAGGTTTAGTGATCGAAGAATTATCTCGTAGAAAAGGTGAAATGCAACTTCTTGATACGAATGAACATAAAATTACTTCTATCGAATTTTTAATTCCTACAAGAGGATTAATGGGTTATCGTAATGAATTTTTAACGATAACAAGAGGTCTTGGTATTTTAACTTCAGTTTTTGAAAACTTTTCACCTTATAAAGGCAATATACCTGGTAGAAAGAAAGGCGTGTTAGTTTCGATTTGCCCAGGCAAAACTAGCGGTTATGCATGCTTTAACTTACAAGACCGCGGCGTTCTATTTGTGGGACCTGGCGATGACGTGTATGAAGGTATGATCGTTGGTGAAAACAGCCGCGATAACGATTTAGTTGTTAATGTTACCAAAGGTAAACAATTAACAAACGTTAGAGCTTCTGGCAGTGACGAAAATATAATATTAATTCCTCCTAGAAAATTCACCCTTGAACAAGCGATTGACTATGTACAAGATGATGAATTAATTGAAGTCACACCTAATGCAATTCGCTTAAGAAAACGTTATTTAACAGAAAATGAAAGAAAGCGTTTTGATAAAAAATAG
- a CDS encoding F-box-like protein: MSGPLSFEQLPQEIHLNIFDYIPKQSLKKCAIVSKLFCHAVTHILKRMELEELFSKRMIEGLGGYDNFLKIPTLKLNHLNGPSLCLSAEVRLIDLTAPLMKGTYFGSPFIMFLAEEVDTKICRFFYMRKPTSPNNETMWCEGGSTLRGPRIFSHLSLKDYLNQQEQTEWDIARNFFLGKEVIPKIGNSKFVIYTQMPKVNFKPEDKRTLKFTFIDQLDNKIF, translated from the coding sequence ATGTCGGGACCTTTATCCTTCGAACAGTTACCTCAAGAAATTCACTTAAACATCTTTGACTATATCCCTAAACAATCTTTAAAAAAATGTGCAATTGTATCTAAGCTTTTTTGTCATGCAGTTACCCATATTTTGAAAAGAATGGAATTAGAAGAGCTATTTTCAAAGAGGATGATAGAAGGTTTAGGGGGTTATGACAATTTCCTAAAAATTCCAACATTAAAATTAAATCACTTAAACGGACCAAGCCTATGTTTAAGTGCTGAAGTGAGATTGATTGATTTAACGGCTCCGTTAATGAAAGGAACATACTTTGGAAGCCCTTTTATCATGTTCCTAGCTGAAGAAGTGGATACCAAAATTTGCCGATTTTTTTACATGCGCAAACCAACTTCACCCAATAATGAAACTATGTGGTGTGAAGGTGGTAGTACTTTGCGTGGTCCCAGAATTTTTAGTCATCTTTCTTTAAAAGATTATTTAAATCAGCAAGAACAAACGGAATGGGATATTGCTCGGAATTTTTTTTTAGGTAAAGAAGTTATTCCAAAGATCGGGAATAGCAAATTTGTTATTTATACTCAAATGCCAAAAGTCAATTTTAAGCCTGAGGATAAACGGACACTCAAATTTACTTTCATCGATCAATTGGACAACAAAATTTTCTAA
- a CDS encoding Magnesium transporter MgtE, whose amino-acid sequence MDKNLHSHDSHQDEEHTVVYGSLMDSKTSQLDDQLLEKLESAFHKPTSQISLHDVAKIASEYDPIDLAYAVTKLPPSARIVVYENLPDFNAKIIFMINTGSYTRSAIFRQLDDVEIKDLLEQMPPDEAVWMLDDMSDRRMKRVLELLDPKKSSRISELQKHDRHSAGRLMTDEFFSFHMNTTIGEVAAFIRDNPGVELTRRVFVLNDEGELIGYVPGRNLIVNPEYIPIRQVMRPILQKINVDASRDEVVDLVERYKIPALPVVDEEDRLIGVITYEDVVEAMEDIADETIASIAGTAEDFSEHEPIFKRFMWRAPWLLVTLCAGLLTSTVLSHFKDKIWFAIVPFFVPLIAGMSGNVGIQCSTILVRGLSTGDISAGSRSDAVMKELGIGLVIGLVFGLSCGVIVYLLSVFGIQDFELSPLALGTIVSSGVLGASMTATFLGTFSPFFFASFRIDPAVASGPIVTAFNDVSSTFMFIFVTKMVYSFFA is encoded by the coding sequence ATGGATAAAAATCTTCATTCCCATGATTCTCATCAAGATGAAGAACATACTGTCGTATATGGCAGCTTAATGGATTCAAAAACGAGTCAACTCGATGACCAGCTACTGGAAAAATTAGAATCTGCTTTTCATAAGCCTACATCTCAGATCTCTTTACATGATGTTGCTAAAATAGCAAGCGAATACGATCCTATTGACTTAGCCTATGCCGTAACTAAGCTTCCACCTTCAGCTAGAATTGTTGTGTATGAAAATCTTCCAGATTTTAATGCCAAAATTATCTTTATGATCAATACAGGCAGCTACACAAGATCTGCAATTTTTCGACAATTAGATGATGTTGAAATTAAAGATTTATTAGAACAAATGCCACCGGATGAAGCCGTTTGGATGTTAGACGATATGTCTGATCGTCGTATGAAGCGAGTTTTAGAACTACTAGATCCCAAAAAATCAAGCCGAATTAGTGAATTACAAAAGCATGATCGTCATAGCGCCGGCCGTTTAATGACTGACGAGTTTTTCAGTTTTCATATGAATACAACAATCGGAGAGGTGGCTGCTTTTATAAGGGATAATCCGGGAGTTGAATTAACACGCCGCGTATTTGTTTTAAATGATGAAGGGGAATTAATTGGGTATGTTCCAGGAAGAAATTTAATTGTTAATCCCGAATATATTCCAATTCGTCAAGTTATGCGCCCAATTTTACAAAAAATTAATGTTGACGCATCAAGAGATGAGGTTGTTGATTTAGTAGAACGATATAAAATACCTGCTTTGCCAGTAGTGGATGAAGAAGACCGATTAATTGGTGTTATTACTTATGAAGATGTCGTGGAAGCAATGGAAGATATTGCAGACGAAACCATTGCAAGTATTGCAGGTACAGCTGAAGATTTTAGTGAGCATGAGCCTATCTTTAAACGCTTTATGTGGCGCGCTCCTTGGCTTTTAGTGACCCTTTGCGCAGGCCTTTTGACATCTACTGTTCTATCCCATTTTAAAGATAAAATATGGTTTGCTATCGTTCCTTTTTTCGTTCCGTTAATTGCAGGGATGTCTGGAAATGTGGGGATTCAGTGTAGTACAATTTTAGTAAGAGGTTTATCCACTGGAGATATTTCCGCGGGGTCTCGCTCAGATGCTGTTATGAAAGAGCTTGGCATTGGTTTAGTGATTGGTCTTGTATTTGGTTTAAGTTGTGGTGTAATTGTTTACTTACTTTCTGTTTTTGGTATCCAAGATTTTGAACTGAGTCCTTTAGCATTAGGAACTATTGTGAGTTCGGGCGTTTTAGGGGCTTCGATGACGGCTACGTTTTTGGGTACGTTTTCACCTTTTTTCTTTGCAAGTTTTAGAATAGATCCAGCAGTAGCATCAGGTCCAATTGTTACAGCTTTTAACGATGTTTCTTCAACCTTTATGTTCATTTTTGTGACAAAAATGGTTTATTCCTTTTTTGCGTAA
- the rbfA gene encoding Ribosome-binding factor A: MPKQRTDRLNSLLKEVISEVIRKDVKNPHVNEFVTVTRVDVTKDLHHAKVYISVIGDDHVKKESVEALQNAAGFIAVNASKKVVLRYFPSLTFKLDDSVDKHLRIQRILKEISDEQESRPPETLDDESDE; encoded by the coding sequence ATGCCAAAACAGCGCACTGATCGTTTAAACTCTCTTTTAAAAGAAGTTATTTCTGAAGTCATAAGAAAAGATGTAAAAAATCCTCATGTAAATGAATTTGTTACTGTAACGCGAGTTGATGTTACAAAAGATTTGCACCATGCTAAAGTCTATATAAGCGTTATTGGGGACGACCATGTTAAAAAAGAATCCGTAGAGGCTCTACAAAATGCTGCTGGATTCATTGCGGTGAACGCTTCAAAAAAAGTCGTTTTACGCTATTTTCCATCCCTTACGTTTAAATTAGATGACAGTGTGGATAAACATTTACGAATCCAAAGAATTTTAAAAGAAATCTCTGACGAGCAAGAATCTCGTCCTCCGGAAACATTAGATGATGAATCAGACGAATAA
- a CDS encoding photosystem I assembly protein Ycf3 yields the protein MTEKKLSIKLRIQELISSNEYVELEEFQHPKIINSLEDEDKYLLARLFIRNLPQIDLDKNALCLVDTCDFIISLTPYSVENLFEVGLFIKNIREEFFLKEACTLFEEVTNLDPKFVEAWCAWGDALLTLADLKSDLQLLKKASLKFNHAFELSDEFGVELVWCKAKCLRVQGKISGEAIDFVEAIKFFKQAAQSSPPYPSFWNEYGNTLSELGQLLGKQEHLKESLEFYQKAVEIEPNFPMAWLNQALVYKQLYISSDINSFDLSNQCFEKASALLKDHFELFCHWGHLLLEGGQEFNDIQKIESSHKFLKKAFQLDPENSFNLALLTESEILLGEFTENLSHLRSAEKNILRCIKHNPEDANVWGLWGSCLKAFGHYFTDESYFNQAIEKFQHSLSLDSSNPNLWSGLACCFFHLGEMKNEAAFIEKSIHYFSRSLEFDHSPPLQFWNEFGVALYKLGDLLDDDRYVKKAVEKFEHGLALLPSGSIEAELFHNYACALDFLGSFHDDASQFEKAADLLLRVLEVEPQNYDVTYQLALTLYHFGDSISDVESLQRACDVYQSLVSKDPEDESSWNGWGLSLISMAILVEDSIIPQKSENYFIEAEEKLSQAVALGCEMSYYNLACLYSLTNRFALAIHFLQRAELSGTLPTIDDILNDEWLEKIQSDHDFKMFIHSLSARKKFDE from the coding sequence ATGACAGAAAAAAAACTTTCTATTAAGCTTAGAATTCAAGAGCTAATTAGCTCGAACGAATATGTTGAATTGGAAGAATTTCAACATCCTAAGATAATTAACAGTTTAGAAGATGAAGATAAATATCTATTGGCACGGTTATTCATTCGCAATTTACCGCAGATCGATTTAGATAAAAATGCTTTATGTCTAGTAGATACTTGTGATTTCATCATTTCTTTAACTCCTTATAGCGTAGAAAATCTATTTGAAGTCGGCTTATTCATTAAAAATATTAGGGAAGAGTTTTTTCTAAAAGAAGCTTGTACTCTTTTTGAAGAAGTGACCAATTTGGACCCTAAATTTGTTGAAGCTTGGTGTGCTTGGGGCGATGCCTTATTAACCTTAGCTGATTTAAAAAGCGATTTACAATTATTAAAAAAGGCTTCTCTTAAATTTAATCACGCTTTTGAACTATCAGATGAATTTGGAGTTGAACTTGTTTGGTGTAAAGCTAAATGCCTCCGTGTACAAGGTAAAATTTCAGGTGAAGCGATTGATTTTGTTGAAGCCATTAAATTTTTTAAACAGGCCGCTCAATCCTCTCCTCCTTATCCTTCTTTTTGGAATGAATACGGCAATACATTATCTGAACTTGGTCAATTGCTTGGTAAACAAGAACATTTGAAAGAATCTTTAGAATTTTATCAAAAAGCAGTAGAAATAGAGCCCAATTTTCCTATGGCTTGGCTAAATCAAGCTTTAGTTTATAAGCAACTTTATATTTCTAGCGATATTAATTCTTTTGATTTAAGTAACCAGTGTTTTGAAAAAGCCTCAGCCCTTTTAAAAGATCACTTCGAATTATTTTGTCATTGGGGTCATTTACTACTAGAGGGTGGACAAGAATTTAATGATATTCAAAAAATCGAAAGTAGTCATAAATTTTTGAAAAAAGCTTTTCAGTTAGATCCAGAGAACTCTTTTAATTTAGCCCTCTTGACTGAGTCAGAAATATTATTAGGGGAGTTTACTGAAAATTTAAGTCATTTAAGATCGGCTGAAAAAAATATTTTACGTTGCATTAAGCACAATCCTGAAGATGCAAATGTATGGGGTCTTTGGGGCTCTTGTTTAAAAGCTTTTGGACATTATTTTACCGACGAATCTTACTTTAACCAAGCCATTGAAAAATTTCAGCACAGCCTTTCTTTAGATTCTTCTAATCCTAATTTATGGTCCGGTCTTGCTTGTTGTTTTTTTCATCTAGGTGAAATGAAAAATGAAGCTGCTTTTATTGAAAAGTCAATCCACTATTTTTCCCGTTCCTTAGAGTTTGACCATTCACCCCCGCTTCAGTTTTGGAATGAATTTGGAGTCGCTTTATATAAGCTCGGTGATCTTTTAGATGACGATCGATATGTTAAAAAAGCAGTTGAAAAATTTGAACACGGCTTAGCTTTACTACCTTCTGGATCTATCGAAGCTGAACTATTTCACAACTATGCTTGTGCATTAGATTTTTTAGGTTCATTTCATGATGATGCTTCCCAGTTTGAAAAAGCGGCAGATTTACTTTTAAGGGTACTAGAAGTAGAGCCTCAAAATTATGATGTCACGTATCAACTTGCTTTGACACTTTACCATTTTGGCGATTCAATTTCGGATGTTGAGTCTTTGCAAAGGGCTTGTGATGTGTATCAATCTCTTGTTTCCAAAGATCCTGAAGATGAATCTTCTTGGAATGGTTGGGGATTAAGTTTGATTTCTATGGCTATCTTAGTAGAAGACAGTATTATACCGCAAAAAAGCGAAAACTATTTTATTGAAGCTGAAGAAAAATTATCTCAAGCCGTAGCTTTGGGTTGTGAGATGAGTTACTATAACTTAGCTTGTCTTTACTCTCTTACTAATCGTTTTGCATTAGCGATCCATTTTTTACAACGTGCCGAACTCTCCGGTACATTGCCGACAATAGATGATATTTTAAATGATGAGTGGTTAGAAAAGATCCAATCCGATCATGATTTTAAAATGTTTATTCATTCATTGTCAGCACGTAAAAAATTTGACGAATAA